From a single Streptomyces liliifuscus genomic region:
- a CDS encoding universal stress protein, translating to MSVVLGYDESPGATRALRVAIEVSAAFDEPLVLVYGAAAPGTLGEEYGAHHEAVREAGRVALDHAVRVADEADVRTTVEIIDQKPAQALIDAASRHGARFIVVGSWGESPMRGALLGSTPHKLLHLSSVPVLCVPTEP from the coding sequence ATGTCGGTTGTCCTCGGATACGACGAGTCGCCGGGCGCGACACGTGCGCTGCGCGTCGCGATCGAGGTGTCCGCCGCGTTCGACGAGCCGCTCGTGCTGGTCTACGGCGCCGCGGCTCCGGGAACCTTGGGCGAGGAGTACGGGGCTCACCATGAAGCCGTCCGCGAGGCCGGACGCGTCGCACTCGACCACGCCGTCAGGGTGGCCGACGAGGCCGACGTACGGACAACGGTCGAAATCATCGACCAGAAGCCGGCCCAGGCGCTGATCGACGCCGCGTCACGGCACGGGGCGAGGTTCATCGTGGTCGGCAGCTGGGGAGAGAGCCCGATGCGCGGGGCGCTGCTGGGCTCCACTCCCCACAAGCTGCTGCACCTGTCGAGCGTGCCGGTGCTCTGCGTGCCGACCGAACCATGA
- a CDS encoding SRPBCC family protein, whose product MTVIDVQKNPEALALTITARFDALPARVWQVWEDPRQLERWWGPPTYPATVVDHDLSPGGAVTYFMTGPEGDKHYGWWRVLTVDSPHRLEFEDGFADDSGKPNPDMPTMIVRVRLTAEGESATLMTVESTFPTAEAMEQLVSMGMAEGMTAAMGQIDTLLADPTT is encoded by the coding sequence ATGACCGTGATCGACGTTCAGAAGAACCCTGAAGCCCTCGCGTTGACGATCACCGCGCGGTTCGACGCGTTGCCGGCCCGGGTGTGGCAGGTCTGGGAGGACCCTCGGCAGTTGGAGCGGTGGTGGGGGCCGCCGACCTATCCCGCGACAGTCGTCGACCATGACCTGAGCCCCGGCGGGGCGGTCACGTACTTCATGACCGGGCCCGAAGGTGACAAGCACTACGGGTGGTGGCGTGTCCTGACGGTCGACAGTCCGCACCGGCTGGAGTTCGAGGACGGGTTCGCCGACGACTCCGGCAAGCCCAACCCGGACATGCCGACCATGATCGTCCGCGTGCGGCTCACGGCGGAAGGCGAGTCGGCCACTCTGATGACGGTCGAGAGCACGTTCCCCACCGCCGAGGCGATGGAACAGCTGGTGTCCATGGGTATGGCCGAGGGCATGACCGCAGCCATGGGCCAGATCGACACCCTGCTGGCCGACCCCACGACCTGA
- a CDS encoding ArsR/SmtB family transcription factor, with amino-acid sequence MVVRTESAERADRIFHALGDATRREIVALTLAGEYSVSDLARRFPMSFAAVQKHVAVLEQAGLVTKERQGREQRVRGNADSLREAHRLLDQLADVWRGRIDRIGTIIADSEPDSDPAPHPREGKEHSHDRDRRSEEP; translated from the coding sequence ATGGTTGTACGTACTGAATCCGCCGAGCGAGCCGATCGCATCTTTCATGCCTTGGGCGATGCGACGCGGCGCGAGATCGTGGCTCTCACCCTGGCCGGTGAGTACTCGGTATCGGACCTCGCGCGGCGGTTCCCGATGAGCTTCGCGGCCGTGCAGAAGCATGTGGCGGTCCTGGAACAGGCCGGGCTGGTCACCAAGGAGCGGCAGGGGCGGGAGCAGCGGGTTCGCGGCAACGCGGACTCCCTGCGGGAAGCCCATCGGCTGCTGGACCAGCTGGCAGATGTGTGGCGTGGACGGATCGACCGGATCGGCACGATCATTGCCGATTCCGAGCCTGATTCGGATCCCGCCCCTCACCCCCGAGAAGGCAAGGAGCACTCTCATGACCGTGATCGACGTTCAGAAGAACCCTGA